In the genome of Acidovorax sp. 69, the window CCTCACGCTGACCAGCCACATGCTCAGCGACGACAAGTTTGCCCAGTTACACGCCCTGAGCCCGCTGGGCCGCTCGTCCACCGCCGAGGACGTGGCGAGCACGGTGAAGTTTGCGCTGGAGAACCGCTCGATCACCGGCACCACACTGCTCGTGGACGGTGGCCAGCACCTGATGAAGTTTGACCGCGATTTTTCGATGATGTGAGCGCACGCTCGCTCACCCCAGGACCTTTTCATGACCACAGCAGCAGGCACCCAGATCCTCACGCTCACCGGCTTGCGCTTTGACGCCAACCTGGGCATCCTCGACCACGAAAAAACGGCCCCCCAGCCCATCCAGGTCGATGCCGAACTGAGCCTGGGCATGCAGCCGCTGGCCCCGCGCGACGACGACATCGGCCATGTGCTGGACTACCGCCGCGTGCGCCAGATCATCATTGACGAGTGCACCGCCGAACACGTGAATCTGCTGGAGAGCCTGATCGGCAAGCTGGCCAACCGCCTGATGCAGCTACCCGGCGTGCTGGGCGTGCGGGTGAAGATTGCAAAACTGGAAATTTTTGACGACTGCGAAGTGGCCATTCGCGTCGAGACAGGACAGTGGTAACCCCATGAGCGCAGTATTGAACGAAGCCCCCATCGCAAATCCCTCCTCCGACCCTTCCTCCGGCTGGGCCGATGAGCCCGCAGAAGCGGTAGCCAGCGGCGCGGCCCGCATGAAGATCGAGCGCGAAACCCACAAGCTCGAAAAGCGCCTGTGCCGCGAGGTGGGCAAGGCCATTGTCGACTTCAACATGATTGAAGAAGGCGACAAGGTGATGGTGTGCATGTCCGGCGGCAAGGACAGCTACGCCCTGCTCGACATCCTGCTCAAGCTCAAGGCCCGCGCCCCCATCCACTTCGACCTGGTGGCGGTGAACCTCGACCAGAAGCAGCCGGGCTTTCCCGAGCACATCCTGCCCGAGTACCTGGCCACCACCGGTGTTCCGTTTCACATCGAGAACGAAGACACCTACAGCATCGTCAAGAAGCTGATCCCCGAAGGCAAGACGACCTGCAGCCTGTGCAGCCGCCTGCGCCGGGGCATTCTGTACCGCGTGGCCGACGAGCTGGGCTGCACCAAGATTGCGCTGGGCCACCACCGCGACGACATCCTGCAGACCTTGCTGCTCAACATGTTCTTTGGCGGCAAGATGAAGAGCATGCCGCCCAAGCTGGTCAGCGACGATGGCAAACATGTGGTGATCCGTCCGCTGGCCTACGTGGCCGAGAAAGACACCACCCGCTGGGCCGCGCACCGCAACTTCCCCATCATCCCGTGCAACCTGTGTGGCAGCCAGGAGAACCTGCAGCGCAAACAGGTGGGCGAGATGCTGCGCGATTGGGAAAAGCGCTTCCCGGGCCGCGTGGAGAACATGTTCAACGCGCTGCAGAACGTGGTGCCGTCGCACCTGCTCGACGGCAGCCTGCACGACTTCAAGAACGCCAAAGCCACCGGGATCGCCAGCGAAGATGGCGACAAGGCGTTTGACAAGGAAGACTTCGTGGCGCCCTCACCATCGCTGCCAGGCGTGCAGGTGGTGCAACTGTTGTGAACCCTTGGCGGTTGCGGCACTCTCACGGGAATCCTTTTTTCAGGAGTCTCTGACCATGACGCAACGCCGATGGATTCCTGCCCTGGTGCTGGGCCTCGCCGCCGCCACGCTGGCGGGCTGCAGCACCACGCGCCTGGTAGACGGCCAGGTGCAAAGCTTTTCCACCCTGGCGGCGGTGCCCGCACCGGCCACCTACCGCATCGAACGCCTGCCATCGCAGCAAACACCGGCGTTTGACGCCGTGGCCACGCTGGCCGAGCAGGCCCTCACCCGCGTGGGACTGCAACGCGACGATGCCGCACCCCGCTTGGTGGTGCAGCTTGGTGTGCAGGCCGAAGCCGTGCCGCGCCACGACCCTTTTCAATCGTATGGCCCGGGCCCTTGGGGATTTGGCGGCTGGTATGGCCGTGGCTGGGGCCTGCACGGCAGCTGGCGCTTTGGTGAGCCCACGCCCCTGCACCGGCGTGCGGTGAGCATTTTGATGCGCGACGCCACGACGCAGGCCGTGGTGTACGAGACCTCGGCCGTGCACGAGGACGTGTGGGTGAGCGATCCGGTCGTCTATGGTGTGCTGTTCGACGCCGCCCTCACCGGGTTTCCGCTGCCGCCCCAAGGCCCCCGGCAAGTGCGACTGCCCCTGGTCCCGCCCGCCCCCTGACGCCCTTTACTTCCTCTTTTTATCCACTGCATGCACGCCACCCGCATCGTTGCCATCCGCCACGGCGAAACCGCCTGGAACGTAGACACCCGCATTCAGGGCCATCTGGACATTCCGCTCAACGACACCGGCCTGTGGCAGGCCGAGCAGGTGGCGCAGGCCCTGGCGGGCGAGCCCATTGCCGCCATCTACACCAGCGACCTGCAACGCGCGCATGCCACGGCGCAGGCCGTGGCCCGCACCACGGGCGCGCCATTGATGACCGAGCTGGGGCTGCGCGAACGCAGCTTTGGGCACTTTCAGGGCCGCACGTTTGCCGAGATCGAGGCCGAGTTGCCCGAAGACGCGCTGCGCTGGCGCAAGCGTGACCCGCACTACACCCCCGAAGGCGGCGAGTCGCTGGTCACCCTGCGCGAACGCATCGAACGCACCGTGGCCACGCTGGCACAGCAGCATGTGGGCGAGCTGGTGGTGATGGTGGCGCATGGCGGCGTGCTCGATGTGCTGTACCGGCTGGCCACACGCCAGGACATCCAGGCGCCGCGCACCTGGCAGCTTTCCAACGCGGCCATCAACCGCCTGCTGTGGACGCCGGATGGCCTGACCCTGGTCGGTTGGGCCGACACCCAGCACCTTGACAACAACGCAGCGCGCGATGAAACCCATTCCTGAAGCACTGCAGTCCACCGTGGGCCAGCGCGTGGACCGGATCGACACCCCCGCCCTGGTGGTGGACCTGGACGCCATGGACCGCAACATCCAGCGCATGGCCGACTTTGCCCGCAAGCACCAGGTGCGCTGGCGCCCCCACGCCAAGATGCACAAAAGCGCCGAACTGGCCCTGCTGCTGCAGCGCGCCGGTGCACAGGGCGTGTGTGTGCAAAAGTTGGCGGAGGCCGAAGCGCTGGCGGCGGGTGGCGTGAACGACATCACCATCACCAACCAGGTCATTGCCATGCCCAAGCTGCACCGCGTGGCACGGCTGGCCGCCCAGCTCGCGGCACGCGGCGGGCGCCTGGGGATGGCGGTGGACCACCCCGAAGGCATCGAGCGGCTGGCCGAGGCCATGGCACAACAGGGCAGCGATGCGGGCATCGATGTGCTGGTTGAGATCGACGTCGGCCAGGGCCGCTGCGGCGTGCCGCCCGGCGAGGCCGCCGTGCCCCTGGCGCTGGCCGTGGCGCGCAGCCCCCGCCTGCGGTTTGCGGGCCTGCAGGCCTACCATGGCCGCGCCCAGCACATGGCCAGCACTGTGGGCCGGCGCGAGACGATTGCCGCGGTGGTGCGCGCTGCCGACCACACGCGCCAGCTGATCGAAGCTGCCGGGTTGCCCGTCCCGCTCATCACGGGCTCGGGCACGGGCACCCTGGTGCACGAGGCCGCGAGCGGCGTGTTTGGCGAGCTGCAAGCAGGTTCGTTTTTGTTTATGGACGCTGACTACGCACGCAATGAGCGCGAGCCCGCTCAGCCGGCTTTTGAACACGCGCTGTTTGTCAAAACCCAGGTGGTGTCGGTGCGCGACACCCACGCGGTATGCGACGCGGGCCACAAAAGCCACGCCATCGACTCCGGCCTGCCCACCGTGGCCTTGCTCCCGCCCGAGCGCGGGCTGCGCTACGCCAACGGGGGCGACGAGCATGGCCTGCTCTATGCCGACGGCCCCAAGGCCCGCCTGCCCGCGCTGGGTCGCATGCTGTGGCTCATTCCCGGCCACTGCGACCCCACAGTGAACCTGCACGACTTTCTGATCGGCGTGCGCGGCGGGCTGGCGATGGGCGTGGTCGAGCGCATCATCCGGGTGGACGCCCGCGGCGCGCTGACCTGACTGCATCAAACGCTCGGCGCCCCCCTTGGGGCCAACCACCCCACAGGATGCACGGTGCTGGGCACGCCCCTTAAAATTGCGCATTTGCGCAGCACCTGCCCCGCGACCGAGCCGCCCTGGCTGTTGCGGTTGATGCGCCCCATTCTTCGACTTGCCTGGTTCGACCACCGCGCTGGTGAATCGCCCTGCCGGCAAGCACCCATTCTGGTACCCCATGAGCCCCACCCCTCCCTCATTCTTGTCCCGCGTCGCCATTGCGATCGGCAGTTTCTTTGCCATCCTGGGCAATGCCCGCCTGGCCGGCGACGTGGCCCGCGTGCGCAACGGCGAAGCCTTCGCCGCCGACGTGGCGCCCACAGAAGTCCGCGTCGAAGTCCCGGTCGAGAAAATCGTCGAGGTGCGCGTGGAAGTGCCGGTGGAAGTGCCGGTGGAAAAGATCGTGGAAAAGACGGTTGAAAAACAGGTGGCGACCGACACCGCCGCCCTGCAACTGCTGGGCCTGATGCAGCGCGAAGCGCGTTTTGTGGATTTCATCCAGGAAGACGTCGCCCCCTACACCGACGCCGAGATTGGCGCCGCCGCCCGCGTGGTGCACACCGGCTGCCGCAAGGTGCTGCGCGAGCATTTCACCATTGCCCCCGTGCGCGCCGAAGCCGAAGGCAGCCGCATCAAGCTGGCGGCTGGTTTTGACGCCGCCGCCGTGCGCCTGACCGGCAATGTGGTCGGCCAGGCCCCGTTCACCGGCACCCTGGGCCACCGGGGCTGGCAAGTGACCGAAGTGAAGCTGCCCCAGTTGACCGACGCCCAGGCCGCCAGGGTGCTGGCCCAAGCCGAGGTGGAGCTGTAAGTCATGAGCGTTTTTTCATCGATTGCCAGCGCGGGCACGCCCGTCGCTTCCGTGCCGGCCACTACCAATACCATAGCTACTAGCGCAATAACAGCAAGCACTGTAGGCCAAAATGGCTTGAAATCCAGTGCGCGTTTCAGCATTGGCATCGACTTGGGCACCACCCACTGCGCGCTGTCTTTTGTCGACAAAGGCGCCAGCGATGGCGAGTCCGTGGTGCAGGGCGTGCTGGACATTCCCCAGCTCACCGCGCCCGCCAGCGTGGAAGGCAAGCCCCTGCTGCCGTCGTTTTTGTACCTGCCCCACGAGAGCGAGCTGACTGAAGCCGAGCGCACCTTGCCCGGCGCACCGGCGGCGCACGCCATCACCGGCGAATTCGCCCGCAACCGTGGCGCAGCCACGCCCATCCGCCTGGTCAGCAGCGCCAAAAGCTGGCTGTGCCACCCTGGCGTGGATCGCCGCGCGGGCATCCTGCCGCCCGATGCGCCCGAAGAAGTCCAGCGCATCTCGCCGCTGACCGCGTCGACGCGTTATCTGGAACACCTGCGCTGGGCCTGGGAGCAAGCCCACCCCGAGGCACCGTTTGCCCAGCAGGACATCACCGTCACCATCCCCGCCTCGTTCGACCCCGCCGCGCGCGAGCTGACGGCCGAGGCCTGCAAGGCCGCAGGTTTCCAGAACCTGACCCTGCTGGAAGAACCCCAGGCCGCGCTGTACAGCTGGATCCAGGCCAGCGGCGGCCAGTGGCGCAAGCAGGTGCACCACGGCGACGTGATCCTGGTGGTGGACGTGGGCGGTGGCACCACCGACCTGTCGCTCATCGCCGTGCTGGAGCGCGAGGGCAACCTGGAATTGCAACGCATTGCCGTGGGCGAACACATCCTGCTGGGCGGCGACAACATGGACCTGGCGCTGGCCTACGGCGTGGCCCGCAAGCTGGCGCAAGAAGGCAAGCAGCTGGACGCCTGGCAAACCCGCGCCCTGTCGCACGGTTGCCGCGCCGCCAAAGAGCAATTGCTGGCCGATGAAACCCTGCAGTCCGTGCCCGTGGTGGTGCCCAGCCGGGGCAGCAAGCTCATCGGCGGCTCCATCCGCACCGAAGTCACGCGCCAAGAGGTGCTGGCCATGCTGGTCGAAGGCTTCTTCCCCCGGGTTGCGGTCAGCGACAAACCCCAGACCCGCGCCCGCGCGGCGCTCACGCAACTGGGCCTGCCCTACGCGCAAGACGCCGCCGTCACGCGCCACCTGGCCGCCTTCCTGAGTCGCCAGGTCCACGCCCTGCAAGCCATCGAGGGTTTGAATGGGGCGCCGGTGGACGGCGCCACCTTCTTGCACCCCACGGCCATTTTGTTCAACGGCGGCGTGCTCAAAGCGCCGCAGATCGAGCAGCGCATTCTCGAAGTGATCAACGGCTGGCTGGACAGCGAGGCCTGCGCGCCCGCCCGCCTGCTCGACGGCGCCAACCTGGACCTCGCCGTGGCCCGTGGCGCGGCCTACTACGGCCACATCACCACCACCGGCCGTGGCGTGCGCATCCGCGGCGGCACGGCCCAGTCGTACTACGTGGGCGTGGAGTCCAACATGCCCGCGATCCCCGGCATGGAGCCGCCCCTGTCTGCGCTGTGCCTGGCACCGTTTGGCATGGAAGAAGGCACGGAAGTGGCGCTGGATGCGCAAGAGTTCGGCCTGGTCGTGGGCGAGCCCGTGCGCCTGCGTTTCTTCGGCTCGTCCGTGCGCCGTACCGACGCCGTGGGCACCCTGCTGGACTTCTGGGGCCCGGAAGAACTGGTGGAGCTGCAGGAGATTGAGTTGAACCTGCCGGCGTCGGGGCGTACCGCGGGCGAGGTGGTGCCTGTCACGCTGGAAGCCCGGGTGACGGACATCGGCACGCTGGAGCTGAACGCCGTGCCGGTGGGCGGTGCGGAGCGCTGGAAGGTGGAGTTTGACGTGCGGGCGGAGACGGCAGACGCGGCATAGCCGCCCAGCCCACCGCTCACGCTCTGTCCCACTCCATGGCTGCCGCGCCCCCATCGTCTGCCTTTGTCGTCGGTATCGACCTGGGCACCAGCCACACCGTGGCCGCCAGCGTGCCCCTGGGCGGGGCGGCGGCCGACATTGCGCTGCTGCCCATCCCCCAGCGCAGCACTGCCGGTGAGGTCACCGCACAGCCGCTGCTGCCCTCCATGCGCTACCAGGCCGCCCCCGGCGAACTGGGCGATGCCTGGCAGCAGCCCTGGCCCGCGCAGGGCGCGACGGCAGAGGCGCCCGCCGTCGTGGGCCGCTGGGCGCGCGATCTGGGCGCTGCGGTGCCCGCGCGGCTGGTGGCCAGCGCCAAGAGCTGGTTGTCCCACACCGGGGTGGACCGCACGGCCGACATCCTGCCCTGGGGCGCGCCCGAGGGCGAAGGAGGCGTGGCCAAAATCTCGCCGCTGAAGGCCTCGGCCTCGTACCTGGCGCATGTCGCGGCCGCCTGGAACGCCGCGCACCCCGACGCACCGCTGCAGCAGCAAACCGTGGTGCTCACCGTGCCCGCCTCGTTCGATGAGGGTGCGCGCGCACTGACGCTGGAGGCCGCGCAGCTTGCAGGCCTGCCCCCGGTGCACCTGCTGGAAGAGCCCAAGGCCGCGTTCCACGACTGGCTGGTGCTACAGGGCGACCGCCTGGCCGCACAGCTGGCGCACAGCCGCCTGGTGCTGGTGGTGGACGTGGGCGGCGGCACCACCGATCTCACGCTGATCCGCGTCGAGCCCAGCGAGCCCGGCGCGCAGGGTGGTGGGTTGCCCACGCTCACCCGCACCGCCGTGGGCGAGCACCTGATGCTGGGCGGCGACAACATGGACCTGGCGCTGGCGCACCGGATGGAGCCGCACTTCGCCCCCGATGGCCAGCGCCTGCCCGCCGCGCGCTTTGCCCAGCTGGTGCAGCGCTGCCGACAGGCCAAGGAACAACTGCTCGCGCACGACGCACCCGAGAGCGTGGCCGTGACCCTGCTGGGCGGCGGCAGCCGCGTGCTGGCGCAGGCGCAAACCGCCACACTCACGCGCGAACAAGTACAGCAATGGGTGGTGGACGGCTTCTTCCCGCCCGCGCAGGCGCACGACGCGCCCGCCAAACGCCAGGGCGCGCTGCGGGGCCTGGGCCTGCCCTACCCGGCCGATGCGGCCATCACGCGGCATCTGGCGCAGTTTTTGGCGCAGCACGCTCCCGATGGGCTGCCCGACACCTTGCTGCTCAACGGTGGCGTGTTCCATGCGCACGCCATCGTGCAGCGCCTTACCGACCAGCTCACGGCATGGCGCGGCAGCCCGCTGCGCGTGCTGCACAACCCCCACCCCGACTGGGCCGTGGCGCGTGGCGCGGCCGCGTACGGGCTGGGGCGCTTCCAGCCCGCGCCAACCGCCGCCGAGCAGTTCTCCGAAAAATCAGCATCCAATCAACCTCCAGCGCAATCACAGCAAGCGCTGGCAGCTATCAAATCCAAAGCAGACAGCGCCAGTCCGCGCTGGCCCCACATTGGCGGCGGCTCGGCGCGCAGCTACTGGCTGGTGCTGCCCGGCCCACCCGGCGCGCCGCCGCAGGGTGTGTGCCTGCTGCCCAAGGGCACGGGCGAAGGCGTGCGCATTGTGCTGAGCGGCCGCCGGTTTGCGCTGCGGCTGGGCCAGGCCGTGCGTTTTGCGTTGCTGGCCCACAGCAACCCACGCGCCAGTGCCCAGGCCGGCCAGATCGGCCCGCTGGTGGGCGACGGCTGGGTCGAGTTGCCGCCCCTGTCCACTGTGCTGCCCGCGCCCGAAGGCCCGGCCAAGGCGCAGGTCGAGGTGCAGCTGCAGGCCCGCATGACCGAAGTGGGCACGCTCGAAGTGCGCTGCGTGGCCGCGCACGACCCCGCGCAATCGTGGCTGCTGCCGTTTGCCGTGCGCGGTGCCATCGCAGCGCCGCAGACAGCTCCTGAATCCATAGCTACCAGCGCTGATGCAGAGAGCGCTGGAGGCCAAAAACACCTAAATCACCCGGGCACCGCGGTCTCCACCGCCGTGGCCCAGATCGACCGCATCTTCGGCACGCAGGCCCAGGAGATCGGCCCGCGCGAAGTGCGCCAGCTGCGCCAAACGCTGGAAAGAACCCTGGGCCCGCGCGAGGCTTGGGACATCGCTGTGCTGCGCGCGCTGTTCGACGCACTGCTGCTGCGCGCCAAGCGCCGCCGCCGCACGCCCGAGCACGAGCGCGCGTGGCTCAACCTGGCCGGTTGGTGCCTGCGCCCTGGCGTGGGCGCCGAGTTGGACGGCTGGCGCATCGCGCAAATCTGGGCCCTGTACGCGCCCGGCCTGGCGCACCGCCAGGAGGCCGCCAACTGGACCGAATGGTGGGTGTTCTGGCGCCGCGTGGCTGCGGGGCTGAACGAGGACCAGCAAATGCAGGTGCTGGAGGCCGTGGCCGGGCACATGCAAAAGGCGGTGCAGCAAACCACTCGCAAACGCGAGGACGGCAGCGGCGGCAAATCTACCCACGGCAGCTACGAAGACATGCTGCGCCTGTTTGCCGCCATGGAGGCCGTGCCCTGGCCATACCGCCAGGAGATGGGCCAGTGGATGCTGCAGCGCCTGCGCCGCCCCGCCGAAACCACCCAAACCTGGTGGGCCATCGGCCGCCTGGCCGCGCGCCATTCCCTTGCAGCCAATGCCCACCGCATCATGCCCCCGGATGCGGCGCAGGAGTTCATCGACGCCACGCTCGCACAAGACTGGCGCAAGAACGAAACCGCCATGTTCGCCGCCGTGCAAATGGCCCGCATGACCGGCGACCGCGCCCTCGACCTGCCCAACTCTGTGCGCAACCAGGTGCTGGACAAAATGCGCGCCAGCGGCGCCCCCACGCGGTGGACCACGATGGTGGAGCAGGTGGTACCGATGGCCGCCGAAGACCAGCAACGCAGCCTTGGCGACAGCCTGCCGCCGGGATTGGTGCTGCTGTAGGCGGGGCAAGGTCCCTCCTCCGGGTTCATGCCAAGGGCGCACCGACCAGATTGGGGCAAGAATCGGCGGACACTTTCATCGCCGCCATGAGCCCCAGCCAGATCATCGTCCTCGCGACACCCGTCTTTTTCCTGCTGATCGCCATCGAGTTGCTGGTCGCGTACTAACGCCAGCGCAGCGCGTACCGGCTGGCCGATGCCATCAGCAGCATCAGCCTGGGGATGCTGAGCCAGACCAGCGCCGTGTTCACCCGGCTGCTGCGTGTAGGCATCTACACCGCACTGTTCGAGCATGTGGCGCTGTGGCGCAACGATGCGTTCTGGACCAGCCTGCCCGGCTGGCTGCTGGCGCTGGTGTTCTATGACTTTTGCTACTACTGGCTGCACCGCATGGGCCACGAGTCGGCGGTGCTGTGGGCCGCGCACGCGGTGCACCACCAGAGCCAGGACTACAACCTGAGCACCGCGCTGCGCCAGACCAGCTCGGGCGCGCTGCTGGGCTGGGTTTTTTATGTGCCCATGGCGCTGGCGGGCGTGCCGCCGCTGGTGTTTGCGGTGGTGGCGCTGATCGACTTGCTCTACCAGTTCTGGGTGCACACCGAGCAGGTGGGGCGCCTGGGCTGGTTTGACCGCTGGTTTTGCAGCCCCAGCAACCACCGCGTGCACCACGCGGTGAACGACAGCTATCTGGACAAGAACTACGGCGGCATCCTGATCGTGTGGGACCGGCTGTTTGGCACCTTCAAGGACGAAGACGACCAGGAGAAATGTGTGTACGGCACACGCGGCCTGCTCAACAGCTGGGACCCGCTGTGGGCCAACGCCCAGGTCTACGCGGGGCTGGCGCACGACAGCTGGCATGCACGCAACTGGCTCGACAAGGTCCGGGTGTGGATCAAGCCCCCCGGCTGGCGGCCAGCCGATGTGGCCGAGCGCTTTCCCAAGCCCGCTTTCAGCATGGCGCAGATGCAGCTTTACCACCCGCCGCTGTCGCGTGCCGTGCAGCGGTTTGCGTTGGTGCAGTTCGGCGTGTTGCTGGCGGGCGTGGCGGCCTTTTTGTGGCAGGCAGATGCGGCACCGCTGGCCGACAACGCGATCTGGTTTGCGGTGCTGCTGGTGTGCCAGTGGGCGTTGGGCGCCGTGTTGCAGGGGCGCATCGGCATGCTGATGGCGCTGATGCTGCAAAGCGGCGCGCTGGCCACCGCCACGAGTGCGCTGGGGTTTATGCAATGGTACTGGCTGTTCAAGCCACTGACGATGGTGATTGCTATGATTTTGGTAGCTATTAGCACTTATTCATCAAGCGCTAGAGGCCTATTTGACTCAAAACGCTGGGCGTTGCTGGCCGCAGCCCTGGCCGGATCGCTGGCCGGGGATGTGTTTCTCATGTTCCCCGGCTTCTTCATTCCCGGTCTGGTGAGTTTTCTGGTGGCGCATCTGTTTTATGTGGCGCTGTTCAAAAGCGGACAGCGGTGGTTTCCGCACCGGGGTGCACTGACCGCCACGCTGGGGGTTGGCGCGGCGATGTACGCCTTTTTGTGGGTGGGCGGGCTGCCGCCTGCGCTGCGTGCGCCTGTGGCCGCCTATGTGCTGGTGATCGCGCTGATGGCGGCCCAGGCCATCGGCCGGGCGACGGTGCTGCGCGATGCACCGTCGCTGCTGGTCGCCATCGGCGCCGGGTTCTTCATGCTCAGCGACTCGCTGCTGGCCACCAACCGATTCGTGCAACCGCTGCCTGGGTCACAGGTGTGGGTGCTGGGCACCTACTACGCGGCCCAGGCGCTGATCGTCAGCGGGTGGCTGGCCCACACCGCCCCAGCGCCCGCCACCGCTGCGCAGCGAACGGGCGCAACGGGGGATGAGGGCCGCACCCACGTGAAGCGGGACATGGCCGCAAGCGCCGCCCCCGAGACGGCGACACAATCTTCCTGAGAATCTCTGGGCGGCGGGCGATGGTTTTATAGCCAAAATGGCCGCTGGCGCTTTTAGAACATGCGCTGACAGCTATTTAATCAATAGCAATTCGCCTGCCTGTGCTCACACGGCAGGCGCTGGCTCCACGCCCACGGTGATGGCCTCATCGCGCGCGATCCGGCCATCCACCAGCTCCACCAGGCGGTCGCAGCGCGCGGCCAGGCGCGGGTCGTGCGTGACCACCACAAA includes:
- a CDS encoding dihydroneopterin aldolase translates to MTTAAGTQILTLTGLRFDANLGILDHEKTAPQPIQVDAELSLGMQPLAPRDDDIGHVLDYRRVRQIIIDECTAEHVNLLESLIGKLANRLMQLPGVLGVRVKIAKLEIFDDCEVAIRVETGQW
- the ttcA gene encoding tRNA 2-thiocytidine(32) synthetase TtcA, with amino-acid sequence MSAVLNEAPIANPSSDPSSGWADEPAEAVASGAARMKIERETHKLEKRLCREVGKAIVDFNMIEEGDKVMVCMSGGKDSYALLDILLKLKARAPIHFDLVAVNLDQKQPGFPEHILPEYLATTGVPFHIENEDTYSIVKKLIPEGKTTCSLCSRLRRGILYRVADELGCTKIALGHHRDDILQTLLLNMFFGGKMKSMPPKLVSDDGKHVVIRPLAYVAEKDTTRWAAHRNFPIIPCNLCGSQENLQRKQVGEMLRDWEKRFPGRVENMFNALQNVVPSHLLDGSLHDFKNAKATGIASEDGDKAFDKEDFVAPSPSLPGVQVVQLL
- a CDS encoding DUF4136 domain-containing protein encodes the protein MTQRRWIPALVLGLAAATLAGCSTTRLVDGQVQSFSTLAAVPAPATYRIERLPSQQTPAFDAVATLAEQALTRVGLQRDDAAPRLVVQLGVQAEAVPRHDPFQSYGPGPWGFGGWYGRGWGLHGSWRFGEPTPLHRRAVSILMRDATTQAVVYETSAVHEDVWVSDPVVYGVLFDAALTGFPLPPQGPRQVRLPLVPPAP
- a CDS encoding histidine phosphatase family protein — its product is MHATRIVAIRHGETAWNVDTRIQGHLDIPLNDTGLWQAEQVAQALAGEPIAAIYTSDLQRAHATAQAVARTTGAPLMTELGLRERSFGHFQGRTFAEIEAELPEDALRWRKRDPHYTPEGGESLVTLRERIERTVATLAQQHVGELVVMVAHGGVLDVLYRLATRQDIQAPRTWQLSNAAINRLLWTPDGLTLVGWADTQHLDNNAARDETHS
- a CDS encoding DSD1 family PLP-dependent enzyme codes for the protein MKPIPEALQSTVGQRVDRIDTPALVVDLDAMDRNIQRMADFARKHQVRWRPHAKMHKSAELALLLQRAGAQGVCVQKLAEAEALAAGGVNDITITNQVIAMPKLHRVARLAAQLAARGGRLGMAVDHPEGIERLAEAMAQQGSDAGIDVLVEIDVGQGRCGVPPGEAAVPLALAVARSPRLRFAGLQAYHGRAQHMASTVGRRETIAAVVRAADHTRQLIEAAGLPVPLITGSGTGTLVHEAASGVFGELQAGSFLFMDADYARNEREPAQPAFEHALFVKTQVVSVRDTHAVCDAGHKSHAIDSGLPTVALLPPERGLRYANGGDEHGLLYADGPKARLPALGRMLWLIPGHCDPTVNLHDFLIGVRGGLAMGVVERIIRVDARGALT
- a CDS encoding DUF2760 domain-containing protein → MSPTPPSFLSRVAIAIGSFFAILGNARLAGDVARVRNGEAFAADVAPTEVRVEVPVEKIVEVRVEVPVEVPVEKIVEKTVEKQVATDTAALQLLGLMQREARFVDFIQEDVAPYTDAEIGAAARVVHTGCRKVLREHFTIAPVRAEAEGSRIKLAAGFDAAAVRLTGNVVGQAPFTGTLGHRGWQVTEVKLPQLTDAQAARVLAQAEVEL
- a CDS encoding Hsp70 family protein, with the protein product MSVFSSIASAGTPVASVPATTNTIATSAITASTVGQNGLKSSARFSIGIDLGTTHCALSFVDKGASDGESVVQGVLDIPQLTAPASVEGKPLLPSFLYLPHESELTEAERTLPGAPAAHAITGEFARNRGAATPIRLVSSAKSWLCHPGVDRRAGILPPDAPEEVQRISPLTASTRYLEHLRWAWEQAHPEAPFAQQDITVTIPASFDPAARELTAEACKAAGFQNLTLLEEPQAALYSWIQASGGQWRKQVHHGDVILVVDVGGGTTDLSLIAVLEREGNLELQRIAVGEHILLGGDNMDLALAYGVARKLAQEGKQLDAWQTRALSHGCRAAKEQLLADETLQSVPVVVPSRGSKLIGGSIRTEVTRQEVLAMLVEGFFPRVAVSDKPQTRARAALTQLGLPYAQDAAVTRHLAAFLSRQVHALQAIEGLNGAPVDGATFLHPTAILFNGGVLKAPQIEQRILEVINGWLDSEACAPARLLDGANLDLAVARGAAYYGHITTTGRGVRIRGGTAQSYYVGVESNMPAIPGMEPPLSALCLAPFGMEEGTEVALDAQEFGLVVGEPVRLRFFGSSVRRTDAVGTLLDFWGPEELVELQEIELNLPASGRTAGEVVPVTLEARVTDIGTLELNAVPVGGAERWKVEFDVRAETADAA
- a CDS encoding Hsp70 family protein, giving the protein MAAAPPSSAFVVGIDLGTSHTVAASVPLGGAAADIALLPIPQRSTAGEVTAQPLLPSMRYQAAPGELGDAWQQPWPAQGATAEAPAVVGRWARDLGAAVPARLVASAKSWLSHTGVDRTADILPWGAPEGEGGVAKISPLKASASYLAHVAAAWNAAHPDAPLQQQTVVLTVPASFDEGARALTLEAAQLAGLPPVHLLEEPKAAFHDWLVLQGDRLAAQLAHSRLVLVVDVGGGTTDLTLIRVEPSEPGAQGGGLPTLTRTAVGEHLMLGGDNMDLALAHRMEPHFAPDGQRLPAARFAQLVQRCRQAKEQLLAHDAPESVAVTLLGGGSRVLAQAQTATLTREQVQQWVVDGFFPPAQAHDAPAKRQGALRGLGLPYPADAAITRHLAQFLAQHAPDGLPDTLLLNGGVFHAHAIVQRLTDQLTAWRGSPLRVLHNPHPDWAVARGAAAYGLGRFQPAPTAAEQFSEKSASNQPPAQSQQALAAIKSKADSASPRWPHIGGGSARSYWLVLPGPPGAPPQGVCLLPKGTGEGVRIVLSGRRFALRLGQAVRFALLAHSNPRASAQAGQIGPLVGDGWVELPPLSTVLPAPEGPAKAQVEVQLQARMTEVGTLEVRCVAAHDPAQSWLLPFAVRGAIAAPQTAPESIATSADAESAGGQKHLNHPGTAVSTAVAQIDRIFGTQAQEIGPREVRQLRQTLERTLGPREAWDIAVLRALFDALLLRAKRRRRTPEHERAWLNLAGWCLRPGVGAELDGWRIAQIWALYAPGLAHRQEAANWTEWWVFWRRVAAGLNEDQQMQVLEAVAGHMQKAVQQTTRKREDGSGGKSTHGSYEDMLRLFAAMEAVPWPYRQEMGQWMLQRLRRPAETTQTWWAIGRLAARHSLAANAHRIMPPDAAQEFIDATLAQDWRKNETAMFAAVQMARMTGDRALDLPNSVRNQVLDKMRASGAPTRWTTMVEQVVPMAAEDQQRSLGDSLPPGLVLL